The genomic interval GGGCATGCCATACACCACGCATGTTTCATCGCTTTGGGTCAGCGCCCTGCCTCCACGCTCACGAAGCCGGGCAATACCCTCACAACCGTCATTCCCCATCCCTGTAAGAATAACCCCCAAACCACGCCGTCCAACGGCCTCGGCCACCGACTCCAACAACACATTGGCCGACGGTTTATAAAGGGCGTCACTCGGCTGGTCCCCAACCTGCAGTTCGATGTGGGACACACGCTGCTTCAGCGTCGTATGCCGCCCTCCCGGGGCAATGTACGCGGTACCCGGCATGAACGTTTCCCCATGCTCAGCCTCCTTCACACGGATGTTGCAAACACCGTCCAGGCGCTGGGCAAATGGCCCGGTAAAAGCCATGGGCATATGTTGCGCAATGACGATTCCGGCAGGAAAATTTTTCGGCAAGGCGGACAAAATAGACTGCACTGCGGGCGGTCCGCCCGTGGAAACGCCCACCGCAATAACATCGCGCCGCACCGCCAATCGCGAAACCGACGGGGCGGGCTTGGTCACCTCGGTCTTTGCCGTGACCGGGCGTGGCCTGGCCGAAGGACGAAAGACCTTGCGGCGGGCCACGCTTTTGACCTTGGCGATAAGGTCGTCCTCAATCTTGATGATATCAAGGGAGACCCTGGACAACTGTTTCGGAATGTAGTCCACGGCCCCAAGCTCCATGGCCCGCAGCGTGTCCTGGGCTCCTTCGGTCGTCAATGAGCTGACCATCAGCACCGGACGAGGCATTTCCATCATTACATGCCGCAATGCGGTTAACCCATCCATCCGAGGCATCTCAATATCCATCGTAATGACATCGGGATTGAGCTTCCGGGTCAGCTCCAATCCCTCTTCGCCGTCCCGCGCCATGCCCACGACGCGGATACCGGAATCGTTTTCCAGCATGGTGCTGATGGCTTTTCGCATGAAGGCGGAATCATCCACCACGAGAACCTTAATCAATACCAACTCCTTCCCAACATACCCTATGACCAGGATATGGTCAGATTTTCCTCTCACAGAATCAGGA from Paucidesulfovibrio gracilis DSM 16080 carries:
- a CDS encoding protein-glutamate methylesterase/protein-glutamine glutaminase, with protein sequence MIKVLVVDDSAFMRKAISTMLENDSGIRVVGMARDGEEGLELTRKLNPDVITMDIEMPRMDGLTALRHVMMEMPRPVLMVSSLTTEGAQDTLRAMELGAVDYIPKQLSRVSLDIIKIEDDLIAKVKSVARRKVFRPSARPRPVTAKTEVTKPAPSVSRLAVRRDVIAVGVSTGGPPAVQSILSALPKNFPAGIVIAQHMPMAFTGPFAQRLDGVCNIRVKEAEHGETFMPGTAYIAPGGRHTTLKQRVSHIELQVGDQPSDALYKPSANVLLESVAEAVGRRGLGVILTGMGNDGCEGIARLRERGGRALTQSDETCVVYGMPKAVVEAGLSDQVVDLDDMPRVLLETIYQ